From a single Vitis vinifera cultivar Pinot Noir 40024 chromosome 18, ASM3070453v1 genomic region:
- the LOC100263754 gene encoding probable protein phosphatase 2C 2 — translation MVVVQDLLWAFSIFSLVWYFLQGLFRVISMALSLNSPPCPSPSWASRSFIDRLGECLVAEECSHETGFPSKRRRGEKGLHESTDIMQKISLGCGVQEEGEVKKGSVKVRKRPARIVVPEFCPGFDQFCERGGRLEEKEIEEEGRDYCLASKKGKREVMEDGYGVMVDIQGDPQQAFFTVIDGHGGRAAVDYVAENLGKNIVKALENIEDSKHGDNQLQQAIHGGYLVTDEGFLSKDVSSGACAASVLLKDGELHAANVGDCRVVLSRNGVAEPLTNDHRLCREDERSRIENSGGYVHCINGVWRVQGSLAVSRAIGDLHLKEWIISEPEIKKLHLTSDCKFLIVASDGLWDKVNDQEAVDLVLREKNPLESCKKLVDLSTNRGNKDDITVMVINLQRFIKPGN, via the exons ATGGTTGTTGTCCAGGACTTGCTCTGGGCTTTCTCTATCTTTTCTCTTGTTTGGTACTTTCTTCAAGGTCTCTTCAGGGTCATTTCCATGGCCCTGAGCCTCAACTCTCCCCCTTGTCCCTCTCCCTCGTGGGCTTCCAGAAGTTTCATCGACCGTTTAGGCGAGTGTTTGGTGGCGGAAGAGTGTTCTCATGAGACTGGTTTTCCGAGCAAGAGGCGGAGAGGGGAGAAGGGTTTGCATGAAAGTACTGATATCATGCAGAAAATCAGCCTAGGTTGTGGGGTGCAGGAGGAGGGGGAGGTTAAGAAGGGCTCTGTGAAGGTGAGGAAGAGGCCTGCTAGGATCGTTGTGCCCGAGTTCTGTCCGGGTTTTGATCAGTTTTGTGAAAGGGGTGGGAGGTTGGAGGAGAAGGAGATTGAGGAGGAAGGGAGAGACTactgtttggctagcaagaaggGGAAGAGGGAGGTCATGGAAGATGGATATGGAGTCATGGTTGACATCCAAGGGGACCCCCAACAG GCGTTTTTCACTGTCATTGATGGGCATGGAGGGCGGGCTGCAGTCGATTATGTTGcagaaaatttaggaaaaaacaTTGTGAAAGCCCTTGAAAATATTGAGGATTCAAAACATGGTGATAATCAACTACAACAAGCCATCCACGGAGGCTACCTAGTCACAGATGAGGGGTTTCTTAGTAAG GATGTGAGCAGTGGGGCTTGTGCTGCAAGTGTGCTGTTGAAGGATGGAGAGTTGCATGCAGCAAATGTTGGTGATTGTAGAGTAGTTTTGAGTAGGAATGGCGTCGCGGAGCCCTTGACGAACGATCATCGTCTTTGTAGGGAAGACGAACGATCTCGGATTGAGAATTCT GGTGGCTATGTACATTGTATCAATGGAGTTTGGAGGGTTCAAGGATCGCTTGCGGTTTCTAGGGCTATCGGAGACCTTCATTTGAAAGAATGGATCATATCTGAACCAGAGATTAAGAAACTTCATTTGACATCGGATTGCAAGTTTTTGATCGTGGCTTCTGATGGATTGTGGGATAAG GTGAATGATCAAGAGGCAGTAGATTTGGTTCTAAGAGAGAAAAATCCATTAGAGTCTTGCAAGAAGCTTGTAGATTTATCTACTAACAGAGGCAACAAGGATGATATTACAGTCATGGTGATCAACCTCCAAAGATTCATTAAACCTGGAAATTAA